Sequence from the Diadema setosum chromosome 18, eeDiaSeto1, whole genome shotgun sequence genome:
CCCACCCGACGTTCTAACGAGTTTCACTTACCACTTCTTCGAACGATTCTAGCAAAGAATACACCTATTTACACTGGagcaaattattggaattccctgAATCACGATATAAAATCTGCTCCTTCTACATActcatttaaaaggagattgaagttttttcttttacaattcCTATAATGACGACCCCCAGAATCAGATTAGTTTATAGGCTTATTTTGTTACCCGTCCGCAAAATCTGTATTGTCgttctttttattattgttactattgcCTAAGCTTTGTCTATGATAAGATCTTCTTAAACCTATACTTCGCAGTTGAAGGGTTGttgtatattctttttcttcttttttttcttcttctctttcttgtttttttcttctttttcttcttctctttcttcctcaaacCTCCGAGGATCGTTGTCTCTGTTACATATTCCTGTCTATTCTGTTACCTCTTTGTCACGCTATAGTCTTGTTTCCTCTCGTGTCGTCAAGTCAGTGTCTCGTTGCTGTCCCAGTCTTCTCTCAtgctcattattttgtttgttgttgttttgtatgtaACTGTTTGTCCATCTGTCTCTTAGTGGGCTACCAGACTTTTTGTGCCAAACTTTTTGTGCtactttgttgctgttttcaagCAATTTTTGCATCGAGCTTTTAATACAAGAGGGGCCTGCACTGTAaaagcattgtctttttagtgggtccctccgttttttcacacagtgcattttgacaattatttcactttcgttaccTTAGCAATTATTGCAATGTATTGCTACTGTTAGtttttttctattattgttgttttctctgtccaaatttacatgcattgtttctgtcactcaagaaagtgagatttacgTTTATATATTATTTCCTTGTGGAATAACGAataaaatttgaacttgaacttgaactatatagagaagaaaaaatgagaaaagtaTACCGAAGTTAACTCACATTTGGATTTCTTGCAGGTGAAAACGTGCATGCGTCCATTCTGTCATTTCCCGCTGACGCCACAACTGTAATACCATAATTGAAGACATTGTTTACGGCATCGTCGACGGCATCGGAGCCTACGGAACCCAGGGACATCGAAACGATGGCTGGCTTTCTCGCATTTTGTCTAACCCAATTCAGACCTgcttatggaaaaaaaagaaacaccgTTTTCGTAATTGGACACagccaggggaaaaaaaaaccagataCTGCAGGATGGCAGGATATTGAAGGATGAGTGagcacaaatgaaataaaagatttaAGGTACTTCATACTATTGTTGTCAACTATGACAAGCGGTTGCAGAAGTAGGAATCATTTCTTGATTTCTGTCATATTCGTTAATTTTGTGATTCTtccattcttaaaaaaaaaaaaaatggcatgccAATTGCCAACAGTAACGTTCTCTTGAAGATATTGAAGATCAAGTTAGCGTTGGGATTCGTAGTGATCAGATTAATTCGGTGCTCGGTGTTACTTTAGAAATTTagttttctttatgtttttttgttttcctgatTATTTTTTCAGatgtttttatgatgattaACAGCTTGATCAACATTGATTTCCTcatgaacatgaaaatgtatattACACCAGGAGTATTCTTCATTGAACTCATCCGCTGTATTAGTATATTTGGGAGTCAAAGAACATTTGATTGTGTTCAGAATATCAATGTCCAgaaatacatttttcatgttaGGACATTGGACTCAAGGTTTGGAGCAGTCTCCCTTCCAACTTGAAGTTCGCCACTTCAATCAACAGAGCAATGAAAGTCACAACTTTTAACCTGTGAATATCCAACAGTTCATCTCAGCCGATGCCAAGTCATATTGTTTGTGCTTCATCGCTCCACTCTGACGAATGTAATACTAAAGGGCTGCCCATTGTGGTGGTATTATTGGTGTAGTATTATGTTATATTGATGCTTCCTAAGTTTATTCAGATCTGTGCAGTTCCTCATTAATATGTGCAACATTCTTGCAACAGCCATGCATGATAGTAAACTGACTGAAATCTTGCTCTTCCGAAAGACTTGTTATCCTGTCACAGAAGGGTGAGAAGGTTGTTTCCCCCATGTCCTTCCGACCTTGAATCATATAATTGTTATGCATGTTGTTCTCTCTTTGATGTGCATCTCACCTTTTCACCTGAAATACACCACTTGCGTGGTTAATTCAGGGGGACTGGTCAAAGTAGTTCTGATTTGTTTCGCCTTATTAAATCGTGTGTCTAACTGACACGCTGCCCTGTGTCGATGTATAGCTTGAAGACGGTGGCAGCTCGTCACGACAGACAACAAAAAGTCATAGAAGAATTACAAGGGCGAGGTCCTACGGGATTTATGTATGTCCTTGAGGGAGTCAGTGCAGCAAGGCCGGTACATATTCGTTAAATATCAGCTTCATGTCCTGCTCATATACGGCGGATGTCCTGCGGATATTCTGTACATAATATGCTGTTATCATCACTTATGGCCGACCTGTCAGTTAGCCATCAGTAACTACATGTGTTTGCCCGGTAGTCGTCCTGTGGCTATGCCGTGGTAATGCGTTTGATGTGCTGTGCATAGCCGTTCCATCCGTTCCATCTAGCAGTAACTGACTTTGCAAAAGGCCAACGCGTGGAAACGCGTGGAAAACAACATAGTACAGTACAGATACAGGAGGAAACGTACAACTATCGGATAAGGGTCGGATAACGATATCCGCTTTtagcgaggaaaaaaaaaacactttgtgcatgcacaacGTTTCCTGGACGCTCTGACGGAAGATAAGCATCCATCCAAAGGTAACAAGGATATGAGCGCTCATTTTAAGGGATATCAACGGATACGACATGCGTTTCTTATGAGTTTGCCTTatctggaaaagtgtgacaggggcatTTACCTTCTATGGTTTCAGTCAGGGTTCCACGGCCGTAGCAGTTTAAAACACGTACTCCATACAGGGTCGCAGCTCGGGCAATACCGTAAGAGTCTGCCCCTATTGTTCCGGCGACATGCGTTCCGTGTCCCCTACAATCGATTCCTTCCTGGAGCAAATGAACGAAATGCAAGAATTAAATCCTCCTTGGCCATACGTACCAAAAAGACTGTaatgaaaaacatgtcttgaCGCCAGATGCGACTACGCCCTGATGATCAAACCGTAGCAATTAAGGCTTTGAACCACACAACAGCATCGCTGTATCTTTGATGATGCTCTAGATTTCAACAAGAGACCCGAGTTTAAGTCCCGACAAACGCATGCATCCTTTTCACAAGGGCTTTTTGTGTGTCCAACTTGACTAGGGCTATAAAACATATAGATATAAATGATTCTATGATAAAAATTTTCCTAACACagtgtttttctgtcaaaaCTGAACTTACTTACTAACATGTTTTACCCTAAAATGATATCTTCCTTACTCTGTTGTTAAGACCAAACAATTTTAAAACTTGATTCTTTTTGCTTTAATGATTAAGCTCTAGCTTTGCAAAGATACAAGGTGATGAAGCTCTAAATAATTACAAGTCTTCCTCTAATCTGAACAAATTAATAatgttcttgttctttttttttctccttgtatCTTTCGCAACAAAAGTCATGAAGTTAGAATGATAAAACAGTTCAAAGGCAAGAAGGTTTGGAATTTAGAAATGAACGAAAATTTAAATTTGTTATTAGCTTATCCTTGCCCATCGTCACTAAAACGACTGTAAagctactttaaaaaaaaatgtcttgatgACCAAGCCATTGCGAGGTTTTGAAGCATATGGCAGCATCGTTGTATCTTGGATGATGTTTTAGATTTCAACAAGAGACCCACGTTAAAATCCAGACCTAAAACGTGTACATCCTGTACTTTGAGAAGTTTTCATACTCAACTAAATCCCCTATACcttgaaaacataaaatttcattGCTAGAATATACTGTGACATGAACTTACACGATATCAATGTTCTTTTGAAACAAGACGCCTCGTTTCAAGGAAACAGTGTAAGGAAACAAGGTACTCTGAAGAAGATGTGGTAACGACACATTGTGGTTACTTGATTTTTCATTATGCCATCACAGTCTACCTGAACATAGTGTTAACTTACACCGacagtttcaagaaaaatagaatgaTCAAAAATAAGGAGAGTTGTATAAATGTGACCAATGTACAATATGCTCACTCATGATGGGAATGTCGACAACCAGACAttgggggaggtgggggggggggggtgttgttaAACAAATACGCAATGTCCCACGTTTCCTATGCAAACACGCAaatacgcacatacacacacatacacacataagaCGAATTCCTTCAGATATACATACTTGTCCTCCAACAGTGTCTGTCCCAACGACAGCCCTGTCACCGAAAAAAATGTTGTTCGGACTAATTCCAGTGTCCAGGATGTATACGCTAACTCCTTTCCCACCACCTGAATGCACATACGCATTAGAGAGCAGTAAGGAACAGCGAACGAAACGACTCTGAGCTGATTGGGCCAATAAATGTCAGCGTTCGAATGGGGTGTCTAggacgggtgcacgtcacgagttcgacaccaaCGAATCACACaccatacagcccatgagtcatacgtcctacgagtcatacagcgcacgaatcatacagcccatgagttcaaaCAATAAGGCCTACAGGACCGACATTTTAAACTTcgtgttgtaatgtcgaactcgtgtgccttatttgcctagtgtcgaactaatgggctgtatgatttgtgGACTGCGGGACTCATGGACCTTCtttcaatgtcgaacttgtGGCTGTATAAACTCGTGAGTGGGCAACCTTAcgagaaaaaaatgtgaaagaagACTCCAGTTTAgacaaaagaaaattggaaaatgaaCATTCATTTTTAATGGACACGTGTGCCCCTTTAAAATAAACTTAGAAGTGAtgggattgaaaaaaaaggcaaaatctTCAGTGTCAAAAAGCGTAACTTTTGAAAATACAGATATAGGAATTGGAATAGATAATGAAtatggaaacaaaataattattcacCACGCAACTTCGGCGGATTAAGTGGTAACCAGCAAGGACAAATATAAAGATTTGACACCTATCACATGTTTTATAATCATAtgcaatgttttcttttcatagtAATCCcccagaagagagagagagagagagagagagaataaaaaaagaaatcacttgtTCCCATCATTGTGCATTTCATTCAAGTTATCCATATTAAAGAATTTATTTCTGCACTGGGGAATCGTCAATGACTTTTTAAGATTTTGTGATGTTTTCTGATAAtcttgataaaaagaaaatcttattttttcaaTGGAATCATACATACCATCGTAGTAAGCGTTTAAGTCTAGCGGGAGCCTGCGTTGATTGACACGATCAATTCCCCATGAGTACTGCGCCCAAACGATGCTGTTTTCTTCGATGTAAGACACCTCCTCCATCTCCAAGAACTTTATCGTTAAGATACAAAggtagaataaaaagaaatgatggtCCATCGAGAGAGGGATGTTGGTAATCAAACAAGAACGTTTCGTTTGTTGGGTTCATCCCCGTTTTTGCACAGGATACAAGTTTCTCATAGTGCTGTATTCACACTGTGTTCCCGGCGGACACGGCAGTCACGTTTTAGGCCACCATGGTCAAAAAGGGATGGACGTGAGACTATGCGGTGAGACGTGATAGCCAGACGTGACAGGCAGTGATTGCCGTGGATGCTGTGTaagatttttaaactgtcaaaaaaaaaatgctacggCAGTCCCGCTGCTGATGAGAAACATTGTACGCCGTAATAAAACAGGGTGAACACAACAAAACGGCACGCAATAGGCCGTAATAAAACTTAGAGGTGGTCCGTAGCGGGACGGCGCATAAAGTTGCGCCAAACGAGGCTGCCAAACGGCTGCATTCGAATTGGGACAGTTTACACATCTGAAAGTTTACACATCTGACATGGCAACCACGGCCTGTCACGTTTGCCTTTCCCATACGTCCCACCGCGTTGTCtcacgtccatcccgttttgaCCACGGTAGCCTGAAATGTGGCTGTCGTGGCAGCCaagaacatggtgtaaacgtatCATGAGCATTACATCAGATTTTACTATTAAAAGCTGCCATAGCATgtcattaaaacaaaacaagaaacatcAGTTTCAATGCGAAAACTAATCCTCATATTTTTCTAATTCgtcgtttgtttttttctccaagtCATACACTTCATCATCTCACCCGCTTCAGACATTTTATGCTTCCTCCTGGGTCAAAAATGCATGCTTTGAATGGACCTACAAtaggactttaaacaaagtagCAATGGAATGCAATAATATGCCTCCGTAACCCACTCAAAGGCGTGATGTGTAGGGACGCTGTATTTCGTCAGAACATTCATTAGAAATGTGATACCGTACAATGCAGAATTAAAGCAGAAAAGCGTTACCTTTGAATTTTCATTCCAGGACTTGAACAAGATATCGATATTTCGTTCGTGTATACAAGGATCAACACTAGCAGTGGCCCGCTGGCACGTGACCACTGCACAGATTTATGTCGGAAAGCCACTTTTCCAAAAAGGTTATCCTTTGTTGGCCCAATCAGCAAGATTTGAAGTGGAATGCAATGTTCGGTTTTTTTCTGATGatgctaatatatatatatatatttttttttttcaaggtaaAGCCCGAAGGGCCGccagagaggggaaaaaaaaaatgtcgagcCTCAATTTCTCGTACATCgttatgtacaatgtgtgtttgtttgtgtatgagagagagagagagagagagagagagagagtgtgtgtgtgtgtgtgtgtgtgtgtgtgtgtgtgtgtgtgtgtgtgtgtgtgtgtttgtaggcTCTGATATGCATATCAGCTGCTTGTGTTAGGAGAGGGGGAATCAGAGACAGAAAACAAATACAGGTGTACTTGTACTATTCAACAATATGAAGTCCGCAATGTTCTTGTGAAAAGACTAGGGTAATTGTTACAAGCTTTGCTGCTTTTCATATATTCTTCAAACCCTTGTTGCTGCCCTACCAATGTCCACCAGCAAAGCGGTTAATAAATAACCATTAGAGTTTTCTTTACTTTTAACGTTGTTCAATGGTGCCACTTTAACTATACTAGTAATCGAACTTTCAATCCGTCATGTGGATGTTTAACGTGCATCTTGATCAAACACTTTAAACTAGTTGCAGTGAAGtgtgaaaagagaaaataaaacacCTTCCATTCAGATACGGATCTAACAGATCCTGCAATAGCGTATCTTTTTTACGTACTACATGATGTAGAATTACAAATACCACGTACACGACAAAAACAAGCGCTTTCAGTGCTGCATTGCATTAATCTGGATCTACGTGAGGTTTACATCAAATCCAAAACACAGGTGAAGTACAGATAAGCTTTGCTTCGATGAAAATCATAATGTCTGTGGATGAATATGGTATAGACCTATAGTCCAAAATGTGATATTCATGGGTAGGCCATGTCATGAGAACATATAATTATACTGTAGGAAAATTGCAGTATAGGGACGAAATAGTCCTGAAAATAGGAGAGAATTCAATGCCAGGAATGCTTTTCGCTGGTAATATGAAGATTTATCATGTTTTAAtgacattttatatttttctgttcACTTTTACAATAATCTTGTGTGTCCAGTGTGAAGGGGCTTGTCTTAATATACAAACCtaccaacaaacacaaaaagaatAAACTTTTCTATTCCTCCTGCCACTAAACATTTGAATATCGGTAATAAAAATTATATATCTTAGTGAAATGGTAGCAGTGAAAAAGGGgtataaaaggggggggggggggctgaagaGTTTCAGCAGAAAGGCCTGTAGCAAAAACATTAACGAGACAGATTCAAAAAGAAGAATTTACTTCAGAACCAAAAGAGAGCTCCAGAATAGTATTTGCATAGTGTTCCTTACTCTTTGGAGCAATTCGGGAGACAAACGAGCGGAGAAGCCTTTGACAACGGTAGTGAAGACAGATAGAATTGAAGAATTCGCTCCCGACGCCTGAACTGTGGGTGAATGCGAGTCCATGAACGTGTTTATGTCATAATCCGGCtatgaacaaacaaattgattcgagagaaaaaaaaacaacaacaatagagATACGGCAGATTTATTAACTGCCTGATAGACTCATGATTTACAACGTTTCGAGTACCATAGCCTACTAAAAAGATGTAACATAAACTCAGCTTTTATCATGTGTCAAGCCCATGCAGGCTTGCTTTTGATCACGTTTCACACGTTAGGAGAGATGATGTTTCGTCATCTTTATTTCCTACGGGGTTCgtatatttaaaatgaaattacataTTTTGCTTTTGAAGTTGAAATTGAAAGGAAAGTCTtagttttcccctttttatattctcatcttgtttttgtttgaggcTATAAAGAGACGCAAGGAAACGAAAACTTACTTGGTTAACTTATGATCTGAAATGTAAGCTCTCTCTGTCCAGTTTCAAACGAGCTCTTGATATATATCTGCTGTAGCCGAAGCAACTGCTCaggatttctctctctctctctctctctctctctctcctgtctCTACTTGATATTGTTGAAATAACATGTTTCTTTAGGGTATTTGCTccgttgtccttttttttttgctttacttttttaatgtttcgttgtttttgttgctataCCTGATActtgttcatttctttattattgtatATTCACTTTGTATGTATTACTGCTATTTTTATATTGTTCACGGATTTGCAGAAGAACAGCTTTGCTGAAGCAAATTGccgtgattaaataaaataaactgaactgaactgaactgttTCATTCATACACATTGTGTTTCCTTGgtcttttgttgttattgctatCTTGAAGGGTATTTGCATTATATAAACGacaacatgtcttttttttttttgcattttaactgTTGTATCTTGAAGgtcaaaaacgaatgtgttcactcatgcttAAAGTTTCCCTGAGTATTGACCTACCAGTTTGTAAGCAAAACCTTTGATATGGTATTATAATGCGTTGATTTTTATCACTGATGATAATGAATACAAGGTATAATGCCGCTTATCACACTTTGAAGAGCAcaaaaagcaagaaagaaaggaatttgAAGTTGTCAATTAAGTCATAAGATCACTGAAATATATAGtgctctctttaaaaaaaaaaaagttgtgggCATAGTATGAATACGCAAGGGAATGTTGTACCAGGGAGAAGATTCAGCATAAGATAAAGACCTGTCTCCTAAATACTGATCAATAACAGGTGGATTGTATATTGATAGTATCAAATTTGTCATGGCGATCTGAAAAGGATATTCTATGTAAATCAATTTCTGCAATTAATGGCGCCACAAACAAGCACGATATAATTCGTGGCTTCATGCTGTTTAactttcatttgaaattgattttagcGATCTTAAACTACATGAACAATTAGaactaataataattataatgaattATCTAAGAACTTGGGGAAAGTGGTCCTAACCTTAACACGTCGTAATGAACATTCTTATAGAACTGAAAAAAAACCTAAGGGGATATTGAATGTCGATTAAATTCGAGACACAAGATTTTGAAGGATACTGATttctaaaaaaatgtttttacatAATGTTGATGTCTTTATGTATTTATCACCAGCTGCAGGGGTTTATTTtcacttggtctactatcagATGGTCGCATACTCCGGCTAAACTCTTTTTGTCTGCTATCAATTTCGTCTAATTCCCGTTTGGTGCAATTCTCACTTTGTCTAAGATCCAGTTTGGCCAATAATCATTTCGTCTCATGATCAGATGGcctaattgcatttttttttctctccttggacttttttttttcattttgtttaacaACCCGTGCTTGTTAAACGAATGGGCATATTGTTACGGTCCCAGAGTTAGGCAAATTAGGATTACACTTGAAAGTTTGGTAGGGCAAGTCTTATGGGCGGACACATTATCTGAGAACATTGTTTGTATCTGTGGTTCTTCCTTGCCACGGACGAGCCCCCGTAGAGTTTATCAACCGAAGTAGACTCTGTCCCCAGACCAGACCACAAATGGTCGTCGCTTACGGTCACTGTAGAGTAGAGTCATTGTTCTTAAAGTAATTCGTTGTATGCACGAAGGTGATGAATGATGCCTTGCTGTTGGAAGAAATTAGAGTGAGTCTTGAGGAATATGTCTTCTGAAGTTGACTG
This genomic interval carries:
- the LOC140241417 gene encoding extracellular serine proteinase-like yields the protein MPRSCSFWVLVVLGIALLREGETFEPKPIRESPSPTPSRPAIKSDSGPTSKLRTKAESHRVPGEYIVVLKPDYDINTFMDSHSPTVQASGANSSILSVFTTVVKGFSARLSPELLQRFLEMEEVSYIEENSIVWAQYSWGIDRVNQRRLPLDLNAYYDGGGKGVSVYILDTGISPNNIFFGDRAVVGTDTVGGQEGIDCRGHGTHVAGTIGADSYGIARAATLYGVRVLNCYGRGTLTETIEGLNWVRQNARKPAIVSMSLGSVGSDAVDDAVNNVFNYGITVVASAGNDRMDACTFSPARNPNVLTVAATEDNDERATFSNYGDCVDLYAPGVDIISTWYTGRNATATMSGTSMSCPHVTGAAAIILGEHNSYSPQQVMDKIINDTTNTVRNAYPASNNKLLYIAPRQYGQSSRLKGTPVIFVPLCLMVLMVTRRKN